CCTATGGTTCAAGGAGCAGCAGGTATGAAAATATATTCTCCTGTGTATTTAAAAAAGCTTAGAAAGGCCTGTGATTTTTATGATGTTCATCTTATTGCGGATGAAATAGCAGTGGGCTTTGGCAGAACAGGAGAAATGTTTGCCTGTAATCATGCAGATATAACTCCAGATATAATGTGTTTATCTAAAGGTATCAGTGCAGGATATATGCCAATGTCTGTAGTTATGACCAAAGAGAATATATATAATGCCTTCTATGATGAATTCTCAACTTTAAAGGCTTTTGTACATAGTCATACCTATGCTGGCAATGCCATGGCCTGTGCTATAGCCTGTGAGAGCCTTAATATATTTAAAGAAGAAAATATTATTGAAAATAATAAAATAAAGAGCAAGTTTATTGGAGAATTGACAGAAGAGAGGGCACGGAGTAATTCTTTTGTAGGAGATGTACGTCAGCTGGGAATGATTACTGCACTGGAACTTGTCAAAGATAAAAATACAAAGGAGAAATTTAACTGGAAACAGCGCATAGGCTATGAGATATATAAGATAGCCCTGAGAAAAGGACTCCTTTTAAGACCTATTGGAGATGTACTGTATTTTATGCCTCCCTATGTAATTGAGAAAAAAGATATGCAGTATATGGTAGATAAATGTTTTGAAAGTATTGATGAATACTTGGGGAAAAGGATGAAACACTTTTTTTAGTTGAAAGTTGAATACATGATGCTTGTTTCGTCTTTTCCCACAAGTTTGAATCAATAATCATATATATCTGAAAACTCTATTTTAATTCTCTGTATATTATAATCCTTATCCAATTCATTATGTTTTTTTACATTTTCCTTCTCTGGTAGAACTCCTACAGGAAGAGTTATTTTGAATTCACTGCCTTTATTTGGAGCACTTTCAACTTCAATGGTTCCTCTATGTAAAAGTACTAATTCACTTACCAGAGAAAGACCTATACCACTGCCTTCTCTATTTCTTGATAGGGATTTATCTACCTGAATAAATTTCTTAAATATGGAACATTGTTTATCTTTAGGAATACCTATACCGGTGTCCTTTATGGAAATAACAATACTTTCTCCTCTATCATGTAAATTGACTTCTATGTTGCCACCGCTGGGTGTAAATTTTATTGCATTGGATAATAGATTAAGAATAATTCTCTCCATTGCATCCAGATCAAAGGCCATGATCTTTTCTTCTACATCTGTATCAAAGACTATATCAATACCTTTAGATTCTACATAATCTACCACGGACATTACTATACTTTCTACTATGTATACTATATCTTTATTTTCAAAATGTGTAAAAAAATTACCTGAATCAATTTTACTTATATCTATAAGGTTGTCTATAATCCTAAGCAGTCTATAGCAATTCTGTTTCATTATTCCAGTGTATTTTTCTAATGCCGTATTTTTATCTTTGTTATTCTTTAATTCTATAAATTGAAGAGCACTGAAGATTAAATTAAGAGGAGTTTTAAGTTCATGAGAAATATTTGAGAAAAAGTTACTTCTCAGCTCGTCATAATATTTCAATTCCTTAATGAGTTTTTCATTTTTTTCATTTTGCTTGTGCTCAGTTATATCACGACCTATCAGCATCATGAATTTAGGATTTCCATCTTCATCAAATAAAGGTACTCTCAAAGTATCATAGATTTTATTTGCTCTATTCACAGTATCAGGAATGATCTCTTCATATCTATAGATATTTTCTGTATCCCAAGCCCTTTTATCATTTATATTAAATTTTGTAAGTAGATTTCTAGTATAGTCTGATAAATTATTTGATTTATGTGAATTAATATTCTTACAATTCTTTCTGTTTATACTTAATATTTTTAAAGCAGCATCATTTATTTCCAAAAAGTTGTTTCTAAAATCTTTTAGGTAAATTATATCTGGAGTAGAATTTATAAAAGTCCTTAAAAGATTTTCATTATCAGATAGTGATTTTTCTGCCAGTTTACGTCTATATATGCTAATAATTATTACAAAGGTTTCCATAATTATTATAAATATAATAATCATTATAGAAATTTTAATAATAATATTCTTATATAAGTAGTTATTTTTTATGGGTGCATTTAATATTACTGAATTCTTAGGTAAGGAATTTGTATCAATATTAAACTTTTTTAACTGTGGATAGTTAAATTCATATTTATGCGCATTATCTCGTGTAATATCTATATCAGAGGGCTTTTTACCATTTAATACTTTCAAAGTTAAATTTCCCACTTCAGTACCGTAGGTATCGGCGTAGGTTACCATACCACCTACGATATACTTGTTACTTTTTAGGCCTTCTCTGGAATATATGGGGACTTTGGCATCTTTAAAAAGTATATCTGAAGCTCCCTTATAAGAAATTGAATTATCATTATTATTGTCTTTAATACCAGGAGAAAAATAGATTATTGTATCCTTGGGAAGGTTATCAATTTGTGTTTTCAATTTGTATATATTATTTTCTTCAGAAAACAAAAATTTAACCTTATTTTTATAATGGGGTATTAAATCTTCTATAATTTTTCTATTGGCAATGCCATAGGTATCCTTATCTGTAATTACAAATATTTGCTTAGTTTGAGGATGAAGTTTTAAAGCCGCATCAAGAGTGCTTTTTATATCAGTATTTTTTGCTATTCCAGTAAATTGAGGATGCTGCTTTTGCAGGGAACTATCAAATTTAGATATTCCTGAAAATACAACTGGTGTATTTGGAAATAGATTTTCTCCGTAATCCATCATAAAATTGAAGGCAACATTATTTAAATCATCTATAGTAATTATGGCGTCGTATTTGATATTGGCATATTTTATTTTAAATAAATTATAAACTTCATCTAAAAATTCTTTTGAATTATGTTTACAGTCTAAATATTGAAAATCTATATGTATATTTTCTTTATTTTTTATAAAAACATCACTTATGGAAGATAACATAGAGTTTTGCCAAGATATAAGTTTATTTCCATCTGTTAACTGTATGTAGTTTTCACTAGATACTATAACTAGTATTTTTTTTTCATTCAGATCTTTTGAGTAAACAGGAATTTGTAACAGGTTAATAAACAGGATAAAGGTTACTAACAATATATAGATTTTCATATATTTAAAAATTTTCAATATTATATACCTCCGCTATAAATATAGAAGTTAAAATCTGTTTGTTTTTCTTAAAATTACACATAAATAATCAGATTTCTATAGTCAACTCACATATATTCTACATAAAATTTAAAAGTCCTCCTTTTTATGTTAGAAAGTGTAAGAAAATTTAATTATTTTAAAATAAATGCTTATTGAAGTAGAAGGATGGAGAAATCTAAAATGCCGAAGCGGCCATATGCCAAAGCGTTACTGGAAGTATATGACGGAGTTTAAGGATATATAGTTTTATGTTCAGCTAAAATTTTAGGATGAACTTTATGGTAAAATTAGATATAATATATATTGTTATACTGCATTTTTATAAACAGAGTTCTTAGTATCTGTATTTTTAGATACTTAGAAATCGTTATGCAGGGACGTAGCAGACATTATCTGCCACTTTGTAGTAGAGGGCTAGAATTTTAATTTTGTGCCAGTACTGTACAGAGAGCAATGACGTATTAGGTCTGGTAGTTATCGGATAAATTTTTGGGGGTGAAAAATAATGACCGATGCAGAACTAAAGGAATTAAATAGATCCATAATAAAATTATTATTTAAAATACATCGACCAGTTAAAGATTTGGAATTAGCAGATATAGAGTTAAAAAAGGAAAAGAATTTTACATCCTACATTGGTTATAGATTTTACTGTTATCATTTACAATCCTTTTATATAAGAAAGTTTAAAGAGACTGAATTCAGATATGCCATACCAGACAGCGTGAGCAAGTGTGGTAAGAGTTTTATTGGAAAAAATGGGAAATTTATGATCTATGCAGATGAATCACAATTATTGGAAATAAGTAAAATGTTTGAAGATTAACTACTTATCAATATCCCTGCTCCGGAGATTTAAATTTTTATTCAGCATTGTGGGAAAAGACGAAACAAGCATTAAAGTGTAAAGTTCAAAGAACAAATATCAAATAAGGATATTTTTCTTCCGCTACACTACAGAAAAGTTTTCAAGTTTTAGTTCGTCCTTTTCTCCTAACTTTCCACACTAAATAATAGAAG
This genomic window from Clostridium pasteurianum DSM 525 = ATCC 6013 contains:
- the bioA gene encoding adenosylmethionine--8-amino-7-oxononanoate transaminase, which encodes MNEFQIKDLKYIWHPCSQMKDYEELPPIVIDRGKGCYLYDVEGNSYLDCISSWWTNIFGHSNDRINRAVKKQLEEIEHVIFAHFSNKPAVELAERLTSIVPEGLKKVFFSDNGSSAVEIALKMSFQYHQQTGKTKKVRFAALEDAYHGETLGALSVGDLDLYSNIYKPLLLNTLRVESPDCYRCKYGRKRSNCNAECFEAMEEALEKHHEELSAIIVEPMVQGAAGMKIYSPVYLKKLRKACDFYDVHLIADEIAVGFGRTGEMFACNHADITPDIMCLSKGISAGYMPMSVVMTKENIYNAFYDEFSTLKAFVHSHTYAGNAMACAIACESLNIFKEENIIENNKIKSKFIGELTEERARSNSFVGDVRQLGMITALELVKDKNTKEKFNWKQRIGYEIYKIALRKGLLLRPIGDVLYFMPPYVIEKKDMQYMVDKCFESIDEYLGKRMKHFF
- a CDS encoding PAS domain-containing sensor histidine kinase, whose amino-acid sequence is MKIFKYMKIYILLVTFILFINLLQIPVYSKDLNEKKILVIVSSENYIQLTDGNKLISWQNSMLSSISDVFIKNKENIHIDFQYLDCKHNSKEFLDEVYNLFKIKYANIKYDAIITIDDLNNVAFNFMMDYGENLFPNTPVVFSGISKFDSSLQKQHPQFTGIAKNTDIKSTLDAALKLHPQTKQIFVITDKDTYGIANRKIIEDLIPHYKNKVKFLFSEENNIYKLKTQIDNLPKDTIIYFSPGIKDNNNDNSISYKGASDILFKDAKVPIYSREGLKSNKYIVGGMVTYADTYGTEVGNLTLKVLNGKKPSDIDITRDNAHKYEFNYPQLKKFNIDTNSLPKNSVILNAPIKNNYLYKNIIIKISIMIIIFIIIMETFVIIISIYRRKLAEKSLSDNENLLRTFINSTPDIIYLKDFRNNFLEINDAALKILSINRKNCKNINSHKSNNLSDYTRNLLTKFNINDKRAWDTENIYRYEEIIPDTVNRANKIYDTLRVPLFDEDGNPKFMMLIGRDITEHKQNEKNEKLIKELKYYDELRSNFFSNISHELKTPLNLIFSALQFIELKNNKDKNTALEKYTGIMKQNCYRLLRIIDNLIDISKIDSGNFFTHFENKDIVYIVESIVMSVVDYVESKGIDIVFDTDVEEKIMAFDLDAMERIILNLLSNAIKFTPSGGNIEVNLHDRGESIVISIKDTGIGIPKDKQCSIFKKFIQVDKSLSRNREGSGIGLSLVSELVLLHRGTIEVESAPNKGSEFKITLPVGVLPEKENVKKHNELDKDYNIQRIKIEFSDIYDY
- a CDS encoding DUF4130 domain-containing protein — protein: MLIEVEGWRNLKCRSGHMPKRYWKYMTEFKDI